The following nucleotide sequence is from Gracilimonas sp..
TGCGTATATCATCAATCCGCTTCATGGTTTTTTCGGCGGTTACTTCCACGGCCTTTAACATGAAAATGAGCCAGGGTTCCCAATCCTGTTGTTCGGTCACTCCCCGGAGGAGGCGATAATATTCCGGCTTGTGGGAAATCACATAATCACTCAGGTAAAGAACCGGCTGATGCAATAACTTTTGATGGATCAGGTACAGGATGTTTAAAATTCGCCCGGTTCTGCCGTTTCCGTCGTTAAAGGGATGGATGGCTTCAAACTGATAATGCATCACCGCCATTTTCACCAGCGGATCGGTGTTATCATCAGCCTGCATATATTCGGTCAGATTTTCCAGTAAATCCTGAATCAGTGCTTTGCCCTCGGGCGGCCAGTAAATAATTTCCCGTGTTCTGGGATTTGCAATCACGGTTCCCGAATCGTCCCGGATTCCCTCTTCGGTTTCCTTTATAATCTGCATGATCCTCACATACAGCTGCTGGTTGAGGTGCCCGCTTTCCAGAGCGCTCACTCCTTCCCACAACGCCTTGCGGTAGCGGAGTACCTCCTTGGTTTGGGGATCCGTCTGCTGATCTTTGGCAGAAAGGGCAATAAAAAGCTTATCGTTGGTGGTGATCACATTCTCAATTTCCGAACTGGCCTTCGCCTCCTGCAACACTACATTATTAATCAGGATATCAGGATTAGGCAGGCTTACGGCTTTTCCTTTCAGCTCCGCCAGCATCCGGTTTGCTGCTATGGAGGCTTTTAAGACAGCCGGTGTTTCCAGGGTTTTATCCGGCGGAAGCAAAGGGAGGATATTATAAGGCTGATTTGCATAGTCTGACATAGAAGGCGACTCTTTTAATTTATGTCGAAATATACACTATTTTTCGACACTTCATAAAAACCTGTCGAAGTCATCGACATATCAGATTTTTTGCCCCGAAAGCATTAAAACACAAAATGAAAAGGAGAAGATGGGGTGTGGTTGTTGTTTGGGCGAGGTAAAACTTTATGGCTTATTCAGATCCCGGATCAGGTCCGGGATGACGAATAGAACATCAAACAAGGAACACTCAACTCCGAACATTGAAGTATATCGTCATCCCGCGGCGCAGGCCGGGATCCGGATATTAGGTGCGGTTTAACTATAGTAAGAGTGCAACTACTTTTACCCATAGCTTATAGGCCTCCCTTGTGCATTGATTAATGAAATCTGGTCATTGCGAGGAGCCGACTATGATCATGCAGGAATTGGTTTTGGAGGTGTGGTCAATATTGAATTGCCTGCAAGTAATGTCCGTCCGAAGGGCGGCTTAGAAATAGTGACTATGGCCTCTGTCATCCTGAAGGAATGAGCCGGAAGGCGAATGACTGAAGGATCTCCCTTTAATGCTTATCAAATTACTAACCACCGGAAGCAGGAGCTTCCGCTATGGCATTCCGAAGGGTAAATCGTTAAGGCCTTGCCCTACTCCATTCGCTCCGACGCAGAGCGTCGGGAGCGAGTCTTTACCACTCAATGTTCGGTGGTCCTTACTCAATATCCCAACGACCTTAACCATCAGACGACCCTTTGCTGGTTTGGCATCCTTCCCCTTAGCTCAGTCCTCAGATGGACTTTTGGGCTGCAACTCACATTTCACCAAGGCGTCCCCTTACCCTGGCACATAAATCCTGGCCCAGCAGGCAGATCAAAAACAGCGCTGCAGTAAAATTCACACCCACTCACCTTAAAAAGTGTGTTAGGGCAAGGGACAGGGATTGGGTTTTGTTAGACCGGGCAACTCTGCTTCAACCAACCATGCCATTCGCTCCAACGCAGAGCGTCGGGAGCGAGTCTTTACCGCTCAAGTGTAACGCTTCCGCTATTGGGCTTGGCCTTTGAAGTTCAGGAGGTTGTATTCATGCCTTTTAAGGTCCAAAATCAATCCATACATTAAAAATTAAAATATTTAAGGTATGCAAAGGTAAATATGTTATATTTGAGGTCACATTCAGCGCCAAACATTAATTAATCGATTTTTTAATGCCTCAAATGCCGCTTTATACCGTGAATCCGGATCGCAATGAACCATGGAATGCGCTGCCTGAGCTGCCGATCCATCAAGAGTTGTACCGCTCGCTTCCGGTATATGAACAGCTCGGGAAGGCCAAAGAAGCATTGGCTTTGCTGGCCGGCCGGAGTGTAGCCATCCCGAATCCCGGCGTGCTTATCAACTCCATCACCCTGCAGGAGGCGAAGGACTCCAGTGCCATCGAAAATATTTTTACTACGGATGATGAACTCTACCAGGCGTTCAGCGATGCCCGTACTGAGCTGGAGGCTTCCGGCTCTGCCAAGGAAGTACTGCGATACCGGCAAGCTCTTTGGCAGGGATATAATTATCTCAATCAGCAAAAGAAATTTGACCTGAATTATTTTATCAAACTGTATCAGGAAATCAAAGAGGCCGGAGATGGAATTCGCCCGCCTTTTGCACGAACCTACATCCGGATGGGAGGCAGCGGACCCAATGCCGGTAAGCCGATTTATACTCCGCCCCGTGGGGAAGGTGTAGTAGAATCAAAGCTGGATAACCTGATTCAGTTTCTGAATGATCCTGATATCTCTCCTGCGGAACCTTTGCTTAAATTGGCTATTGCTCATTATCAGTTTGAGGTGATTCACCCCTTCCGGGATGGAAACGGACGTGTGGGCCGGATCATGAATATCCACCTGCTCACACACTCCGGCCTGCTGGAACTGCCTATCCTGTATTTGAGCCGCTATATCATTCAGAACAAGGAAGATTATTACGAAACTCTGGCGGGTGTTTCTCAACGTGGTGACTGGGAAAGCTGGTTTATGTTTATGCTGAAAGCGGTTGAGTCTACCGCCCGACTAACTTATCAAAAAGTGAACGACATCATTGAGACGAAGGAATCTCTGCTGGATGTCATTCGGAAAAAAACCTCTGTACGTCGACCGGAACAGCTGACTGAAGCGATCTTTTCGCAGCCGTATGTGAAGGTAAATCACCTGGTGGACAATGGAATCTATGCCGAAAATACCGCCCGCAATTACCTGAACGAGCTTTCAGAAATAGGTGTGCTTGAAAAGCGGCAGATCAAGGGAAAGCACTATTACGTAAATATGGAACTGGAACAGATTTTGTCTTATTGAAAGAGGGAAGAACATTGAACATTCGAACGCTGAACATTGAAGTGGGTGGTGGTCAAACTTTATGAGCCTGTTCAGATCCCGGATCAGGTCCGGGATGACGAATAGAACATCAAACAAGGAACACTCAACTACGAACATTGAAGTATATCGTCATCCCGCGGCGCAGGGCGGGGTCCGGATATTAGGTGCGGTTTAACTATAGTAAGAGTGCAACTACTTTTACCCATAGCTTATAGGCCTCCCTTGTGCATTGATTAATGAAATCTGGTCATTGCGAGGAGCCGACTATGATCATGCAGGAATTGGGTTTGGAGGTGTGGTCAATATTGAATTGCCTGCAAGGTAATGTCCGGCCGAAGGGCAGCTTAGAAATAGTGACTATGGCCTCTGTCATCCTGAAGGAATGAGCCGGAAGGCGAATGACTGAAGGATCTCCCTTTAATGCTTATCAAATTACTAACCACTGGAAACAGGAGCTTCCGCTATTGGGTTTGGCCTTTGAAGCTTGGGATTTCCCCTAAATCACCTCTTCCACATACCGCTCCACATTAAATTCATCCATGGGAGAAGTTTTCCTTAGGTACAGCGGATGGTGCGGATGTCCGGCTTTGGAAATTTTCCCTCTTGTAAAAAACCGGTTACCATTACCGGAGATGGCTTCATAAATATCCTGCAGGCACCGGGACAGATACGGCCGCTTTTCGATCAGGGTTCCCCAGGCACACCAGATATCGGCGGAGAGATCCCGGGTCAGCTTGGCGATCACTTCCACATTTTTATCGTGAATGTTCTTTTGAAAGTGCTTGTGCATCTTATCCGGGTTAGTGGCCCGCTGCGGATAGAGGTTGAACATAAGCCAGCCGTCGTAGTCGTTTTCCATCGCAAAGCGGGCAACGGAAGCTACGGTGGGATCCAGATCGCCGGGCTTGGCTGTAGACGGATTCACCCCAAAACAAATCAGCGGATTATCACCTTCCTGCCCCAGTGAATAACGGGTCAGCGGTTCATCGTGGTGGTAGATCCAGGTGCGATCGGGATACATAGGATGGTTTTTGTTCGGTCTTTTTTGAGGATGGGAATATCGATGTTTTAATTTCCAAGTTCCAAATTCTAATGACTAAGGAATGATCAGTAATTCGCCAGTCATCCTGAGGGTACTCCCGAAGGATCTTCACGGGTTAAATAAAGCATCAGGGACGGTTTAAGCTCTTGAAGATTCTTCACTATCGTTCAGAATGACTTATTGAAGAGTGTAATCCTTATCATGCAACATACCTGGCCTAAAGATCCCGGATCAAGTCCGGGATGACAGTTCTTAAGATAAAAAGTCATCTTTGATCCAGCGCAGGGTTTCAAACGAGGAAGACCCCTCCTTCAAAGTTCGATGTTTCTTGTTCGGTGTTCTCTCGACATTCTCCCAATTTCCCCCTACTTTTTTCTATGGCAAAATCGATTTCCAAAAAATTGCAGAAGCATCTTTCAAAGAGCCTCGCTGATTATTTTGAACCGGATACTTTTTTCATTCTTGGGGTGAGTGGCGGTCCTGATTCCATGGCATTGCTCTATCTTTTTCACTTGCTGAACCGGGAGGCGCTGGTGGTTCATATAAACTATGGCAAGCGGGGAAAACAGTCCGATAAAGATCAGGAGCTTGTAGAACAGCTGGCTTTTCAGTGGGGATTTGAGTGCTGTTCCATCCGGCTCAACCCTAAAGATGCCGGAGGAGAGAATTTCCAGAACTGGGCCCGAAAGCAGCGCTATCAGTTTTTTCGGGATTTAAAGGCGGAATCCAAAGCCGAAGCCATCGTGACCGCTCATCATCAGGATGACCAGGTGGAAACCATTTTACAGAAGTTGTTTCGGGGAAGCGGACCGGCTGCCTGGCAGGGCATGAAAGAATGGGATGGCGAATTGTTTCGGCCACTGCTGAGTTTTGAAAAAGACAACATCCTGGCTTTTTGTGAATCGGAAGCTGTTCCCTATCGCACCGATGAAAGCAACAAAAGCTCTGAATATGCCCGCAATTTCATCCGGAATGAATTTGCCCAGAAGATGGATGACCTGCTGCCCGGCTGGAAGCAGAATATCCTGGACTTGCCACAGCAGGGAGAAATCTTTGAAGCCAGTATTCTGGAAATCACGGATCAGGTAGCTAAAAAGAATATCATTAATCTGAAGAAATTTTCGAAGCTGCCAGCCATTCTGAAGCCTGCCGTTCTAAAGAACCTGCTCGATCAGTTTGGGGCTGAGGGCAAGTATTCTAAAGGTCAGCTGAAAGAATTGACCGAGCTCGAATACCTTCAGCCCGGAAAAAGCATGAAGGCCGGAAACCTGGTCCTGATCCGCGAACGGGATGAAATCCACCTTCACCCCAACAAAGAATTCAAAGATATCTCGAAAGAGATTTCAGAAGATGAGATTGAGGAAGGGCTTAAACTGAACGGCATCACGCTAAAAAAGACACAGAAATCTGCCTCCAAAGCAGCTCTAAAACTGGATGCTTCCAAACTTAGCTGGCCTCTGTCGCTCAGAACCTGGAGCGCCGGCGATGCCTTTCAACCTCTGGGGATGGATGGACATCAGAGAATATCGGATCACCTGACAAACCGAAAAATTCCCTCATATTTTAAGGAAAAAGCCTTGGTATTGTGCGG
It contains:
- the tilS gene encoding tRNA lysidine(34) synthetase TilS, with the translated sequence MAKSISKKLQKHLSKSLADYFEPDTFFILGVSGGPDSMALLYLFHLLNREALVVHINYGKRGKQSDKDQELVEQLAFQWGFECCSIRLNPKDAGGENFQNWARKQRYQFFRDLKAESKAEAIVTAHHQDDQVETILQKLFRGSGPAAWQGMKEWDGELFRPLLSFEKDNILAFCESEAVPYRTDESNKSSEYARNFIRNEFAQKMDDLLPGWKQNILDLPQQGEIFEASILEITDQVAKKNIINLKKFSKLPAILKPAVLKNLLDQFGAEGKYSKGQLKELTELEYLQPGKSMKAGNLVLIRERDEIHLHPNKEFKDISKEISEDEIEEGLKLNGITLKKTQKSASKAALKLDASKLSWPLSLRTWSAGDAFQPLGMDGHQRISDHLTNRKIPSYFKEKALVLCGSDGTIYAILYPAPAINKERGAISELAKCETTSTSFLTINFS
- a CDS encoding DUF1643 domain-containing protein — translated: MYPDRTWIYHHDEPLTRYSLGQEGDNPLICFGVNPSTAKPGDLDPTVASVARFAMENDYDGWLMFNLYPQRATNPDKMHKHFQKNIHDKNVEVIAKLTRDLSADIWCAWGTLIEKRPYLSRCLQDIYEAISGNGNRFFTRGKISKAGHPHHPLYLRKTSPMDEFNVERYVEEVI
- a CDS encoding Fic family protein, translated to MPQMPLYTVNPDRNEPWNALPELPIHQELYRSLPVYEQLGKAKEALALLAGRSVAIPNPGVLINSITLQEAKDSSAIENIFTTDDELYQAFSDARTELEASGSAKEVLRYRQALWQGYNYLNQQKKFDLNYFIKLYQEIKEAGDGIRPPFARTYIRMGGSGPNAGKPIYTPPRGEGVVESKLDNLIQFLNDPDISPAEPLLKLAIAHYQFEVIHPFRDGNGRVGRIMNIHLLTHSGLLELPILYLSRYIIQNKEDYYETLAGVSQRGDWESWFMFMLKAVESTARLTYQKVNDIIETKESLLDVIRKKTSVRRPEQLTEAIFSQPYVKVNHLVDNGIYAENTARNYLNELSEIGVLEKRQIKGKHYYVNMELEQILSY
- a CDS encoding Fic/DOC family N-terminal domain-containing protein; amino-acid sequence: MSDYANQPYNILPLLPPDKTLETPAVLKASIAANRMLAELKGKAVSLPNPDILINNVVLQEAKASSEIENVITTNDKLFIALSAKDQQTDPQTKEVLRYRKALWEGVSALESGHLNQQLYVRIMQIIKETEEGIRDDSGTVIANPRTREIIYWPPEGKALIQDLLENLTEYMQADDNTDPLVKMAVMHYQFEAIHPFNDGNGRTGRILNILYLIHQKLLHQPVLYLSDYVISHKPEYYRLLRGVTEQQDWEPWLIFMLKAVEVTAEKTMKRIDDIRILLDEILEEAKHKLPDRVYSKELIELLFEQPYCKVKFLVDRNLAKRQTAADYLKELESAGILKSKQVGREMLYLNTRLYELLSS